Proteins encoded together in one Camelina sativa cultivar DH55 chromosome 9, Cs, whole genome shotgun sequence window:
- the LOC104714063 gene encoding vacuolar-processing enzyme alpha-isozyme codes for MTRVAVSFLVLFVISLVAAAASDNIIRLPSQASKFFRPPTQENDDGSTRWAVLVAGSSGYWNYRHQADVCHAYQLLKKGGVKEENIVVFMYDDIAKHEENPRPGVIINSPNGEDVYNGVPKDYTGDEVNVDNLFAVILGNKKALKGGSGKVVNSGPNDHIFIYYSDHGGPGVLGMPTSPYLYAKDLNDVLKKKHASGTYKSLVFYLEACESGSIFEGLLPEGLNIYATTASNAVESSWGTYCPGEDPSPPSEYETCLGDLYSVAWMEDSDKHNLQTESLHQQYELVKKRTAGTGSSYGSHVLEFGDIGLSKEKLVLYMGTNPANENFTFVDENLLLRPPSRVTNQRDADLVHFWDKYRKAPEGSARKVEAQKQVIEAMSHRLHVDNSVLLIGKLLFGLEGPEILNKVRTYGKPLVDDWDCLKSMVRAFERHCGSLSQYGIKHMRSIANICNAGIQMVQMEEAAMQACPSIPAGPWSSLHRGFSA; via the exons ATGACTCGCGTAGCCGTCTCCTTTCTCGTCCTCTTCGTGATCTCTCTAGTCGCCGCTGCCGCCTCCGATAACATCATCAGACTTCCTTCTCAAGCTTCTAAGTTCTTCCGCCCACCAACTCAAGAGAACGACGATGGTTCTACTAGATGGGCTGTTCTCGTCGCCGGATCCAGCGGTTACTGGAATTATAGACATCAG GCGGATGTTTGTCATGCTTATCAGCTGCTAAAGAAAGGTGGAGTGAAAGAAGAGAATATTGTAGTGTTTATGTATGATGATATTGCAAAGCACGAAGAGAATCCAAGGCCTGGAGTTATTATTAATAGTCCTAATGGGGAAGATGTCTATAACGGAGTTCccaag GATTATACCGGAGATGAAGTTAATGTTGATAACTTATTTGCTGTGATCCTTGGTAATAAAAAAGCTCTTAAAGGAGGAAGTGGGAAAGTTGTAAATAGCGGTCCAAACGATCATATCTTCATATATTATAGCGATCACGGTGGCCCTGGAGTGCTTG GGATGCCAACTTCTCCATATCTATATGCAAAAGATCTGAATGATGTCTTGAAGAAAAAACATGCTTCTGGAACATATAAGAGCTTG GTGTTTTATTTAGAGGCTTGTGAGTCTGGAAGTATTTTTGAAGGGCTTTTACCAGAGGGTTTAAACATTTATGCCACAACCGCATCGAATGCAGTAGAAAGCAGCTGGGGTACTTATTGTCCTGGAGAGGATCCTAGTCCTCCTTCTGAGTATGAGACCTGTTTGGGTGACTTGTACAGTGTTGCTTGGATGGAAGACAG TGATAAACACAATTTACAGACAGAGAGTTTGCACCAGCAATATGAACTG GTGAAAAAGAGGACTGCAGGTACTGGTTCATCCTACGGTTCTCATGTCTTGGAATTTGGAGATATAGGACTCAGCAAGGAGAAGCTTGTTCTTTATATGGGCACAAACCCAGCCAATGAAAACTTCACCTTTGTGGATGAGAATTTATTACTAAGGCCACCTTCAAGAGTTACAAACCAGCGTGACGCTGATCTTGTCCATTTCTGGGATAAG TATCGAAAGGCACCAGAAGGTTCTGCAAGAAAAGTTGAAGCTCAGAAGCAAGTCATTGAAGCAATGTCTCACAGACTACACGTCGACAACAGCGTTCTATTGATTGGgaaacttttgtttggtttggaagGTCCTGAGATACTAAATAAAGTCCGGACTTATGGAAAACCACTTGTGGATGATTGGGACTGCCTTAAATCTATG GTAAGAGCGTTCGAGAGGCACTGCGGATCGTTGTCTCAGTACGGAATAAAACACATGAGGTCGATTGCAAACATATGTAATGCAGGCATTCAGATGGTGCAGATGGAGGAGGCAGCGATGCAGGCCTGTCCGTCCATCCCTGCCGGTCCTTGGAGCTCTCTTCACCGAGGATTCAGTGCTTGA
- the LOC104714064 gene encoding protein EARLY FLOWERING 3, which translates to MKRGKDEEKVLEPMFPRLHVNDADKGGPRAPPRNKMALYEQLSIPSQRFGDHASLSHNSRSSTTTLVHPLGSQSCGVERNLSSRHLDSSAPNEATENCVSQMSFMENVRSLAQHDQRKMVREEEEFAVPVFINSRRSQGPGRTKSGIEKEKHTPLLAPSSRHSTQFQEENRPGSKQNICLATFSNLEGREQVKANAKSGGFVISLDLSVTEGKNLEKSASSYDRVNDCDASLRQESRNRLYRNGGDIGVKDTDNGAESHLATESHLEEGHGSPEDIDTGREYSRNRGCASLQQINEDASDDVSDDSMVDSISSVDVSPDDVVGVLGQKRFWRARKAIANQQRVFAVQLFELHRLIKVQKLIAASPDILLDEINFLGKVSAKSYPVKKLVASEFMVKPPLPHVVVKQRGDSEKTDQHKMESSAENVVGRLSNQGHHHQQSTYMPFPNNPPASPAANGYCFPPQPPPSGNQQWLIPVMSPSEGLIYKPHPGMGHPGGYYGHFMPQPMVMPQYHPGIGFPPHPSNGYFPPYGIMPTMMNPYCSGQQQQPNEQHMNQFGYPGNFQQQPNEHMNQFVHPGNLRNTQQQSSVNEAAAQEQQQPTKSYPRARKSRQGSTGSSPSGREGIAVNKSFRPFSAVDDSNNINNEPEDMTTTTTTTTRTTVTQTTRDGGVTRVIKVVPHNAKLASENAARIFRSIQEERKRYDPSSNS; encoded by the exons CTCATAATTCCCGTAGTAGCACAACCACTTTGGTTCATCCTCTTGGTAGTCAG TCTTGTGGTGTGGAAAGAAACTTATCTTCCCGGCatcttgattcttcagctccaaaCGAAGCAACTGAAAACTGTGTATCCCAAATGTCCTTTATGGAAAATGTGAGATCTTTGGCACAACATGATCAGAGGAAAATggtgagagaggaagaagagttcGCAGTTCCAGTATTTATCAACTCAAGAAGATCTCAGGGTCCAGGCAGAACCAAGAGTGGTATTGAGAAGGAAAAACACACCCCATTGCTGGCACCTAGCTCTCGTCACTCCACTCAATTTCAAGAAGAGAATCGCCCAGGGtcaaagcaaaacatatgtttgGCTACTTTTTCAAACCTTGAGGGTAGGGAGCAGGTCAAGGCGAATGCAAAGTCAGGTGGCTTTGTAATCTCTTTAGATTTATCAGTCACAGAGGGAAAGAATCTCGAAAAATCAGCATCGAGTTATGACCGAGTAAATGATTGTGATGCTTCCTTAAGACAAGAGTCTAGAAATCGGTTATACCGAAATGGTGGTGATATTGGTGTGAAGGATACTGATAATGGAGCTGAATCTCACTTGGCAACGGAAAGTCATTTAGAAGAGGGTCATGGAAGTCCTGAAGACATTGATACTGGTCGTGAATACAGCAGAAACAGAGGATGCGCCTCTCTGCAGCAGATAAATGAAGATGCAAgtgatgatgtttctgatgatTCGATGGTGGATTCTATATCCAGCGTAGATGTCTCCCCTGATGACGTTGTGGGAGTATTAGGTCAAAAACGCTTCTGGAGAGCAAGGAAAGCTATTGCCAA TCAACAAAGAGTATTTGCGGTTCAACTATTTGAGTTGCACAGACTGATTAAG GTTCAGAAACTTATTGCTGCATCACCGGATATTTTGCTCGATGAGATAAACTTTCTTGGAAAAGTTTCTGCTAAAAGCTATCCAGTGAAGAAGCTCGTTGCGTCAGAATTTATGGTAAAGCCTCCTCTACCACATGTTGTCGTCAAACAAAGGGGCGACTCGGAGAAGACTGACCAACATAAAATGGAAAGCTCAGCTGAGAACGTTGTTGGGAGATTGTCAAACcaaggtcatcatcatcaacaatccaCTTATATGCCTTTCCCGAACAACCCACCCGCTTCACCAGCTGCGAATGGATATTGCTTTCCTCCTCAGCCTCCTCCCTCGGGAAATCAGCAATGGTTGATCCCTGTAATGTCTCCTTCTGAAGGGTTGATATACAAGCCTCACCCAGGTATGGGGCATCCAGGAGGGTATTATGGTCATTTTATGCCTCAGCCCATGGTAATGCCTCAGTATCACCCGGGCATTGGATTCCCACCTCATCCTAGTAATGGCTACTTCCCTCCATATGGAATAATGCCCACCATGATGAACCCTTATTGCTCaggccaacaacaacaacccaatGAGCAGCATATGAATCAGTTTGGGTATCCAGGAAATTTTCAACAACAACCCAATGAGCATATGAATCAGTTTGTGCATCCCGGAAATCTTCGCAACACCCAACAACAGAGCTCGGTTAATGAAGCTGCTGCACAGGAACAGCAACAGCCAACAAAGTCTTACCCTCGGGCTAGAAAGAGCAGGCAAGGGAGCACAGGAAGCAGTCCAAGTGGACGTGAGGGAATCGCTGTTAACAAGTCCTTTCGGCCATTCTCAGCCGTTGATGACAGCAACAATATCAACAACGAACCTGAGGATATGACGACAACAACCACAACGACAACCAGAACAACTGTTACTCAGACAACAAGAGATGGAGGAGTGACGAGAGTGATAAAGGTGGTACCTCACAATGCGAAGCTCGCAAGTGAGAATGCTGCCAGGATTTTCCGGTCAATACAAGAAGAACGTAAACGTTACGACCCATCCTCGAACTCTTAA
- the LOC104714065 gene encoding PITH domain-containing protein 1 has product MSCTHDHNCEDHECSSDWSLYKHIDLSKVTALNESVSGSAKSVFKAWEQRLLSSGEHLESNEGDPELLVFVPFTSDVKIKSISIVGGPEGTSPSKLRVFINREGIDFSDVESMQAVQEWELAENLQGVLEYQTRYSKFQSVGNITLHFPESFGGDTTQIRYIGFKGEATQLKRDVVATIVYEIRPNPSDHKTKAETGGGFSQVE; this is encoded by the exons ATGTCGTGTACGCATGATCACAACTGCGAGGATCATGAGTGTTCCTCTGATTGGTCTCTCTACAAACACATTGATCTCTCCAAG GTTACTGCTCTGAATGAATCTGTTTCCGGAAGTGCAAAATCAGTCTTCAAAGCTTGGGAACAGCGATTACTCTCTTCTGGG GAGCATTTGGAGAGCAATGAGGGAGACCCTGAATTGCTTGTTTTTGTACC ATTCACATCGGACGTCAAGATCAAAAGCATATCAATTGTTGGTGGCCCTGAAGGAACAAGTCCGTCTAAGTTGAGAGT GTTTATCAATCGTGAAGGGATTGACTTCTCAGATGTTGAGAGTATGCAAGCCGTTCAG GAATGGGAGTTAGCTGAAAATTTGCAAGGAGTCTTAGAATACCAGACCAG GTATTCAAAATTCCAGAGTGTTGGAAACATCACATTGCATTTCCCTGAGAGTTTTGGAGGTGACACAACCCAAATACGTTACATCGGGTTCAAAGGTGAAGCAACCCAG TTGAAAAGGGATGTTGTTGCGACAATTGTTTATGAGATCAGACCAAATCCATCAGATCACAA GACAAAGGCCGAGACTGGTGGAGGTTTTTCACAAGTTGAGTGA
- the LOC104715960 gene encoding putative F-box/FBD/LRR-repeat protein At5g56810 has product MKAARLETEPTYLDRITHLPDDLLFRILSFIPVSDAMATSLLSKRWTSLWKMMPTLEYDENYCPNIGSYRYHKFCKRSLELHKGPVLKTLNLKLKNPSFDFLDSLLFPRISSTLLEVTVTSTSTSTSYPRYYSMITFPNNLRVFHTVVVLKLQGQILIDVVDSPVCFMSLKTLYLTCVNFKREESFGTLLSSCPVLECLFLQRLCTVGRFLFSISVPSLERLFITKEAAYNFKDDSIIEINAPSLNYLEIKDRRGSFDSVEDMPKLVDAHVAVNLSKTGKFLKALTSAKHLWLDLYPSMVFHHTNRFIPKQLLYLELNIYENFQSNLLLSLLKDFPNLQALKLNHTHPNYDIEDQPCLVSKPSSVPECLSFHLETFQWIGYSGTDEDIEVAVYVLKNARCLKNATISLHSMGTENNLMMINELKSMSKASTMCQLVTKF; this is encoded by the exons ATGAAAGCTGCAAGATTGGAAACTGAACCTACATATTTAGATAGGATTACTCACTTACCTGACGATTTGCTTTTCCGAATACTCTCATTCATTCCTGTAAGTGATGCTATGGCCACAAGTTTGCTATCTAAACGATGGACATCTCTGTGGAAGATGATGCCAACACTTGAGTATGATGAGAACTATTGTCCCAACATTGGTTCATATAGATATCACAAATTCTGCAAGAGGTCACTGGAATTACATAAAGGTCCGGttcttaaaaccctaaaccttaaacttAAGAATCCCTCCTTTGACTTCTTAGATTCACTGCTGTTTCCAAGAATTAGTTCCACTCTCCTCGAAGTCACAGTCACCTCTACGTCTACGTCTACGTCTTACCCTCGTTATTATAGTATGATCACTTTCCCAAATAACCTCAGAGTCTTTCACACAGTAGTTGTTTTGAAACTCCAAGGCCAGATTCTTATTGATGTTGTTGATTCTCCAGTTTGCTTCATGTCTTTGAAAACTTTATATCTCACATGTGTGAACTTCAAGCGCGAAGAATCATTCGGTACACTGTTATCGTCGTGTCCTGTTCTTGAATGTCTTTTCCTCCAAAGACTTTGCACTGTCGGCCGTTTTTTGTTCTCCATATCAGTCCCTTCTCTAGAAAGATTATTCATCACTAAAGAGGCTGCTTATAATTTTAAAGATGACTCAATAATTGAGATAAATGCTCCTTCTTTGAATTACTTGGAGATCAAGGATCGCAGAGGTAGTTTTGATTCTGTTGAGGATATGCCGAAATTGGTAGATGCACATGTGGCAGTTAATTTGTCAAAAACTGGAAAGTTTCTTAAAGCTCTTACTTCGGCTAAGCATCTTTGGCTAGATTTATATCCTTCAATG GTTTTTCACCATACAAATAGGTTCATCCCCAAGCAGCTTCTTTATCTGGAGTTAAACATTTATGAGAATTTTCAGTCAAATCTACTTCTGAGTTTGCTGAAAGATTTCCCTAATTTACAAGCTCTCAAGCTCAACCAC ACACATCCCAACTATGATATCGAGGATCAACCGTGTTTAGTCTCTAAACCGAGCTCCGTTCCTGAATGCTTAAGCTTCCATCTCGAGACTTTTCAATGGATAGGCTACTCAGGGACAGATGAAGACATAGAAGTTGCGGTATACGTTTTGAAAAATGCTCGTTGTTTAAAGAATGCTACGATCTCTCTACATTCAATGGGCACAGAGAATAATCTGATGATGATTAATGAGTTGAAATCTATGTCTAAAGCTTCAACCATGTGTCAGCTTGTaactaaattttag
- the LOC104714066 gene encoding far upstream element-binding protein 2-like → MADESQYSSETYSNKRKYEEPTAPPPSTRRPTGFSSGPIPSASPDPTATAVPPPSSYNSVPPPPLDEIQIAKQKAQEIAARLLNSSDPKRPRVDNGASYDYADKGFSSYPSSEGKQMSGTVPSSIPVSYGSFQGTTKKIDIPNMRVGVIIGKGGETIKYLQLQSGAKIQVTRDMDADPNCPTRTVDLTGTPDQISKAEQLITDVLQEAEAGGSAGSGGGGRRMGGQAGADQFVMKIPNNKVGLIIGKGGETIKSMQAKTGARIQVIPLHLPPGDPTPERTLQIDGITDQIEHAKQLVNEIISGENRMRNSSMGGGYPQQGGYQARPPSSWAPPGGPPAQPGYGGYMQPGAYPGPPQYGQSPYGSYPQQTSAGYSSTWDQSSVPPSQQGAQGEYDYYGQQQSQQPSTGGSSAAPTDTTGYNYYQHASGYGQAGQGYQQDGYGAYNASQQSGYGQAAGYDQQQAGYGSAANPSQEEDTSQAAPPSSAQSGQAGYGTTGQQPPQGSTGQAGYGAAPTSQAGYSSQPPAAYSSGYGAPPPAAKPPAYGQSQQSPGAPGSYGSQSGYAQPAASGYGQPPAYGYGQAPQAYGSYGGYPQAAAGGSYSSDGSAGAAAAGGGGGTPASQTAAPPAGPPKASPKS, encoded by the exons aTGGCGGACGAATCTCAATACTCATCCGAAACTTACTCCAACAAACGCAAATACGAAGAACCAACCGCTCCTCCACCATCAACCCGCAGACCCACTGGCTTCTCTTCTGGTCCGATCCCATCTGCTTCACCTGATCCCACCGCTACCGCCGTTCCTCCGCCGTCTTCCTACAACAGCGTTCCTCCTCCTCCCTTGGATGAAATCCAGATTGCTAAACAAAAGGCACAAGAGATCGCTGCTCGTCTTCTCAACAGCTCTGATCCTAAACGTCCTCGTGTTGACAACGGTGCTTCTTATGATTATGCTGACAAAGGCTTTAGCTCATATCCTTCTTCTG AGGGTAAGCAGATGTCAGGGACGGTTCCATCTTCGATTCCGGTTTCGTATGGTAGCTTTCAGGGAACTACTAAGAAGATTGATATTCCGAATATGAGAGTTGGTGTTATCATTGGTAAAGGTGGAGAGACTATTAAGTATCTTCAACTTCAGTCTGGAGCCAAGATTCAGGTCACTAGAGATATGGATGCTGACCCTAATTGTCCTACAAGGACTGTTGACCTAACGGGGACGCCTGATCAGATTTCAAAAGCTGAGCAGTTGATCACTGATGTCCTTCAAGAG GCTGAGGCAGGTGGGTCTGCTGGTTCAGGTGGAGGCGGCCGTAGGATGGGTGGACAAGCAGGAGCTGATCAGTTTGTTATGAAAATTCCTAATAATAAG GTTGGTCTGATAATTGGTAAAGGAGGTGAAACTATCAAATCTATGCAAGCGAAGACTGGAGCTCGAATTCag GTTATTCCTTTGCATTTGCCCCCTGGAGACCCAACGCCAGAAAGAACTTTGCAGATTGATGGGATAACCGATCAGATTGAACATGCTAAGCAATTAGTTAATGAAATCATCAGTGGCGAG AACCGTATGAGAAACTCCTCTATGGGTGGAGGCTATCCTCAACAGGGTGGTTATCAAGCCCGCCCGCCATCAAGCTGGGCACCACCTGGTGGTCCGCCTGCACAACCTGGTTATGGTGGTTACATGCAACCGGGAGCATATCCTGGTCCACCTCAGTATGGTCAATCACCTTACGGGAGTTACCCTCAACAAACTTCAGCTGGCTATTCCTCTACCTGGGATCAATCCTCTGTGCCACCATCTCAGCAGGGTGCGCAAGGTGAGTATGATTATTACGGTCAGCAACAGTCACAGCAACCAAGCACTGGTGGTAGCTCAGCCGCACCGACGGATACAACAGGCTACAATTACTACCAGCATGCTTCTGGTTATGGCCAAGCTGGTCAGGGATACCAGCAAGATGGGTATGGGGCTTACAATGCCTCGCAACAATCAGGATATGGTCAAGCTGCTGGTTATGATCAGCAACAGGCTGGTTACGGCAGCGCCGCTAATCCGAGTCAAGAGGAAGACACATCTCAAGCTGCTCCGCCATCGTCAGCTCAGTCTGGACAGGCTGGGTATGGTACAACTGGTCAACAGCCTCCTCAAGGAAGTACTGGTCAAGCAGGGTATGGAGCTGCTCCAACTTCTCAGGCTGGTTACAGCAGTCAGCCACCAGCGGCTTACAGTTCTGGATATGGAGCTCCACCACCGGCTGCAAAGCCACCTGCTTATGGTCAGAGCCAGCAGTCTCCAGGTGCTCCTGGCAGCTATGGTAGTCAGTCTGGGTATGCTCAACCAGCAGCGTCAGGGTATGGACAGCCTCCAGCATATGGGTATGGTCAAGCACCTCAGGCATATGGGTCTTATGGAGGATACCCACAAGCTGCTGCTGGTGGGAGCTACTCGTCGGATGGATCGGCTGGAGCCGCTGCcgctggtggtggtggtggtactcCAGCTTCACAGACTGCTGCTCCACCTGCTGGACCGCCCAAGGCATCCCCAAAAAGTTGA